A genome region from Wielerella bovis includes the following:
- the pseG gene encoding UDP-2,4-diacetamido-2,4,6-trideoxy-beta-L-altropyranose hydrolase, with amino-acid sequence MKFIIRADASLQIGSGHIMRCLSLAKVLHEQGHSIRFISRKHTGHLGDFVAQQGFECILLPEISPNTTFVPPQNALAHAAWLGTSQEQDMAECLPYLIDFSPDYLICDHYALDAEWERAAVAATHAKLLVIDDLHDRRHVADILLDQNWGHSAAHYIDLIEQKCHVLAGTRYALLRDEFAQWRERSLIRRTPISGCPQHILINLGGVDKDNHTLTILKTLAKHQIQDQVTVVMGKTAPHIAAVQEFADTAPFSCQVLVHTQNMAEWMTKADWAIGAAGSTSWERCCLGLPTILLVIADNQRKIAQQLQAVGVAYALESNEIESQTFSDMLAHIKQPENLLAMSQRATTLCDGLGAKRVANYLMQQDFSGCIRPAQLADSRLLYTWRNHADIRRFMLHTDEIAWETHEKWYAAQETNPDYILLIYQENDTPLGSLNFTRVQNNLWEWGFYAAPNAPRGTGTKMGRLALAYAFSELAADEVSGHVLPHNVASLRLHEKLGFVRQPENGDGLAHFRLRADTFLW; translated from the coding sequence ATGAAATTCATCATTCGTGCCGATGCATCATTACAAATTGGCAGCGGACATATTATGCGCTGTTTAAGTTTAGCAAAAGTTTTGCACGAACAAGGACATAGCATCCGATTTATTTCACGCAAACACACAGGACATTTAGGCGATTTTGTCGCACAACAAGGTTTTGAATGTATCCTGCTGCCCGAAATTTCGCCAAACACCACTTTTGTCCCACCACAAAACGCATTGGCACACGCCGCATGGCTTGGCACAAGTCAAGAACAAGATATGGCAGAATGTTTACCCTATCTGATTGATTTTTCGCCTGATTATTTGATTTGCGACCATTATGCGCTGGATGCAGAATGGGAACGTGCCGCCGTTGCCGCAACCCATGCCAAATTACTGGTCATAGACGATTTGCATGACCGCCGCCACGTCGCTGATATTTTGCTTGACCAAAACTGGGGGCATTCTGCTGCTCATTACATTGATTTGATTGAACAAAAATGTCATGTATTGGCAGGAACACGTTATGCTTTGTTGCGTGATGAATTTGCCCAATGGCGTGAACGCAGTTTAATACGGCGCACACCAATTTCAGGCTGCCCACAACATATTCTCATTAATTTAGGAGGCGTAGATAAAGACAATCACACACTTACCATTTTGAAAACATTAGCAAAACATCAAATCCAAGACCAAGTAACCGTTGTTATGGGCAAAACCGCGCCACATATTGCGGCTGTACAAGAATTTGCTGATACCGCGCCATTTTCCTGCCAAGTGCTTGTTCATACACAAAATATGGCGGAATGGATGACGAAAGCAGATTGGGCGATTGGTGCAGCAGGTAGCACTTCTTGGGAACGTTGCTGCTTGGGCTTGCCGACTATTTTGTTGGTTATCGCAGATAATCAACGCAAAATTGCACAACAATTACAAGCGGTTGGTGTCGCATATGCGTTGGAAAGCAATGAAATTGAATCTCAAACTTTTTCAGATATGCTGGCACACATTAAGCAGCCTGAAAACTTGCTTGCCATGAGCCAACGTGCCACAACTTTATGCGATGGTTTGGGAGCAAAACGAGTAGCAAACTATTTGATGCAACAGGATTTTTCAGGCTGCATTCGTCCCGCTCAGTTAGCGGATAGTCGTTTATTGTACACTTGGCGCAATCATGCGGATATTCGCCGTTTTATGCTGCACACCGATGAAATTGCGTGGGAAACACACGAAAAATGGTATGCTGCACAAGAAACCAATCCCGATTATATTTTATTGATTTATCAAGAAAATGATACGCCATTAGGCAGCCTGAATTTTACACGCGTACAAAATAATCTGTGGGAATGGGGTTTTTACGCCGCACCCAATGCACCGCGTGGCACAGGAACAAAAATGGGACGTTTGGCATTGGCGTATGCCTTTTCGGAATTAGCTGCCGATGAAGTGAGTGGGCATGTATTGCCTCATAACGTGGCAAGTTTGCGTTTACATGAAAAATTGGGGTTTGTACGGCAGCCTGAAAATGGCGACGGTTTGGCACATTTTAGATTACGCGCCGATACATTTTTATGGTAA
- a CDS encoding carbohydrate kinase family protein produces MKVSSYGEVLWDDLPSGKVLGGAPLNVVARLASFGVDASIISRCGKDADGEELLRQIAAKNVSTNLIQIDDEQATSLVKVTLNHSGSATYDIVYPCAWDKIVPNEAALARVADSDVLVYGSLVLRDAVSRATLNTLLPRAKFKIFDVNLRAPHYELNCLLEAMKQADLIKLNDEELYELAAAFGSPYHSMAQNIQFIADLTKTQHICITLGGHGALYYRAGEIHAHHGYCVKVVDTVGAGDSFLAGFIYKFLQGAEPKDILTFACALGSLVASKRGATAAVSMDEILTFINPKA; encoded by the coding sequence ATGAAAGTAAGCAGTTATGGCGAAGTGCTGTGGGACGATTTACCCAGCGGCAAAGTTTTGGGCGGTGCACCATTGAATGTGGTGGCACGATTGGCATCATTTGGCGTAGATGCGAGTATCATCAGCCGTTGCGGCAAAGATGCGGATGGTGAAGAATTATTGCGACAAATCGCAGCGAAAAACGTGTCAACCAATTTGATACAAATAGATGATGAGCAAGCTACCAGTTTGGTTAAAGTAACGCTTAATCATTCGGGTAGCGCAACTTATGATATTGTTTATCCTTGTGCATGGGATAAAATTGTGCCAAATGAAGCTGCATTGGCACGCGTAGCGGATTCCGATGTGCTGGTGTATGGTAGTTTGGTTCTACGTGATGCCGTTTCTCGTGCTACTTTGAATACCTTGTTACCACGCGCCAAGTTCAAGATTTTTGACGTGAATTTGCGTGCTCCGCATTATGAATTGAACTGTTTGTTGGAAGCAATGAAACAAGCAGATTTGATTAAGTTGAATGATGAAGAGTTGTATGAATTGGCAGCTGCGTTTGGTTCGCCTTATCATAGCATGGCACAAAATATTCAATTTATTGCTGATTTAACCAAAACGCAGCATATTTGTATCACATTAGGTGGACATGGTGCATTGTATTATCGCGCTGGCGAAATCCACGCGCATCACGGTTATTGCGTTAAGGTAGTGGATACGGTTGGTGCTGGCGACAGTTTCTTGGCTGGATTTATTTATAAATTCTTGCAAGGCGCTGAACCTAAAGATATTTTAACATTTGCTTGCGCATTGGGAAGTTTAGTCGCTTCTAAACGCGGTGCGACTGCTGCGGTTAGTATGGACGAAATTTTAACGTTTATCAATCCGAAAGCATAA
- the ychF gene encoding redox-regulated ATPase YchF yields MSLKCGIVGLPNVGKSTLFNALTKSGIEAANYPFCTIEPNVGIVEVPDPRMDELAKIVNPQKMQPAIVEFVDIAGLVAGASRGEGLGNQFLANIRETDAIVNVVRCFDDDNIIHVAGKVDPIADIETIGTELALADLASVEKAILREGKRAKAGDKDAQKLVAILEKLLPHLNEGKPIRAFGLDKDDLALLKPLFLLTAKPAMYVANVAEDGFENNPHLDKLTELAKRENAPIVAICAALESEIAELDDAEKAEFLAEMGMAEAGLNRLIRAGYDLLGLQTYFTAGVKEVRAWTIKKGDTAPQAAGVIHTDFERGFIRAQVIAYDDFIALGGEAKAKEAGKMRAEGKEYVVQDGDVIHFLFNV; encoded by the coding sequence ATGAGTTTAAAATGCGGCATTGTCGGTTTGCCAAACGTGGGCAAATCCACTTTATTCAACGCCTTAACCAAATCAGGCATTGAAGCGGCAAACTACCCTTTCTGTACCATTGAGCCGAATGTGGGCATTGTAGAAGTTCCCGACCCACGCATGGACGAATTGGCGAAAATCGTCAATCCGCAAAAAATGCAGCCAGCGATTGTGGAATTTGTGGACATTGCAGGTTTGGTGGCAGGTGCCAGTCGTGGCGAAGGTTTGGGCAATCAATTTTTGGCGAACATTCGCGAAACTGATGCGATTGTGAACGTAGTGCGTTGTTTTGACGATGACAATATCATTCACGTTGCGGGCAAAGTTGACCCGATTGCCGACATTGAAACGATTGGCACCGAATTGGCATTGGCGGATTTGGCGAGCGTGGAAAAAGCCATTTTGCGCGAAGGCAAACGCGCCAAAGCAGGTGACAAAGACGCACAAAAACTGGTCGCCATTTTGGAAAAACTGTTGCCGCATTTGAACGAAGGCAAGCCAATCCGCGCATTCGGTTTGGACAAAGACGATTTGGCATTGCTCAAACCCTTGTTTTTATTGACGGCAAAACCTGCCATGTATGTGGCGAATGTGGCGGAAGACGGCTTTGAAAACAACCCCCATTTGGACAAATTGACCGAATTAGCCAAACGCGAAAACGCGCCGATTGTCGCCATTTGCGCGGCATTGGAAAGCGAAATCGCAGAATTGGACGATGCGGAAAAAGCCGAATTTTTGGCAGAAATGGGCATGGCGGAAGCAGGTTTGAATCGCTTAATCCGTGCAGGTTACGATTTGTTGGGCTTACAAACCTATTTCACGGCTGGCGTGAAAGAAGTTCGTGCGTGGACAATCAAAAAAGGCGACACCGCACCGCAAGCTGCTGGCGTGATTCACACCGATTTTGAACGCGGTTTCATTCGCGCCCAAGTGATTGCGTATGATGATTTCATCGCGCTGGGTGGTGAAGCGAAAGCGAAAGAAGCAGGCAAAATGCGCGCGGAAGGTAAAGAATACGTTGTGCAAGATGGCGATGTGATTCATTTCTTGTTTAATGTATAA
- a CDS encoding DMT family transporter, with the protein MNKYRGEFMLFIVTLFAAAGWFVSKASLKELPPAGFLGIRFVGASLLFLPFALPKIRQLQRAQIFRAAAVGAAFTTNIFLWIQGVAHSQHFGEGAFLLSLSMLLAPLLSWLLFRHTPSRMLWISLAIAASGLYLLNSGRPLWHMSLGSLLFGAASIASALFFVLNNQFSKNMPALPLTTIQLGTAGLVCSIYSIGFETWHFPLSAASYGWLFIAILFITNARFLLQTYAQKLCPIGNGALIMVLEPVWTFVFSVILLGETLTWQKTLGGSLIIFGLLVYRLPLQWIGKRFRQPEKSSKF; encoded by the coding sequence ATGAACAAATACCGTGGCGAATTTATGCTCTTTATCGTAACCCTATTTGCAGCTGCAGGGTGGTTTGTTTCCAAAGCATCACTCAAAGAACTGCCACCAGCAGGTTTTTTAGGGATACGCTTTGTTGGCGCATCATTATTGTTTTTGCCGTTTGCCTTGCCAAAAATTCGCCAGTTGCAACGTGCCCAAATTTTCCGTGCTGCCGCTGTGGGTGCTGCGTTTACCACTAATATTTTCTTGTGGATACAAGGTGTTGCGCATAGCCAACATTTTGGCGAAGGCGCATTTTTACTCAGTCTATCCATGCTGCTTGCTCCGCTGCTCTCATGGTTATTGTTTCGCCACACCCCTTCACGTATGTTGTGGATTTCGCTCGCCATTGCCGCCAGCGGTTTGTATTTGCTCAATTCAGGACGACCGCTGTGGCATATGTCGTTAGGTAGCCTATTATTTGGTGCGGCATCCATCGCCAGCGCACTGTTTTTTGTATTGAACAACCAATTTTCCAAAAATATGCCCGCTTTGCCGCTGACCACCATACAGCTGGGTACAGCAGGTTTGGTATGCAGCATCTATTCTATTGGTTTTGAAACATGGCATTTTCCACTCTCTGCTGCGAGTTATGGTTGGTTATTCATCGCCATTTTATTCATTACCAACGCCCGTTTTTTACTGCAAACCTACGCACAAAAACTTTGTCCGATTGGTAACGGTGCATTGATTATGGTGCTTGAACCCGTGTGGACCTTTGTTTTCAGCGTGATATTGCTCGGCGAAACACTCACTTGGCAGAAAACACTTGGTGGCAGTCTGATTATTTTTGGCTTATTGGTGTACCGACTACCACTACAATGGATAGGCAAACGATTCAGGCAGCCTGAAAAATCATCAAAATTTTAA
- the proC gene encoding pyrroline-5-carboxylate reductase has product MTLYFLGGGNMASAIIAGLQRQSFSNTIHVANRGAAKREALAAQFGISVSEKLPELHADDVLILAVKPQDMQTACADVQTNGALIISLAAGISIATISRYLGGNTRIIRAMPNTPAQIGLGIAGLFAPAHLSDADKTIAHTIFAASCHTIWLDNEAQIHAITAISGSGSGYVFYLMNALQQAAQNFGFAPQQARELSIQTFKGAVALAEQTGEDLATLQNKVTSKGGTTAAALDVFRLHQIAEHLCDGTQAAAKRSQELANLFEAQ; this is encoded by the coding sequence GTGACACTCTATTTTCTCGGTGGTGGCAATATGGCAAGCGCGATTATCGCAGGTTTGCAACGCCAATCATTCAGCAACACCATTCACGTTGCCAATCGCGGTGCAGCCAAACGCGAAGCCCTTGCTGCCCAATTTGGCATCAGCGTATCCGAAAAACTGCCCGAATTGCACGCCGATGATGTGCTGATTTTGGCGGTTAAACCACAAGATATGCAAACTGCTTGCGCCGATGTTCAAACCAATGGCGCATTGATTATTTCGTTGGCGGCAGGCATTTCTATCGCCACTATATCGCGTTATTTGGGTGGCAACACGCGCATTATTCGCGCTATGCCCAACACGCCCGCGCAAATTGGTTTAGGCATCGCAGGTTTATTCGCGCCCGCTCATTTGTCCGATGCCGACAAAACCATCGCCCACACCATTTTCGCCGCATCATGCCACACCATTTGGCTGGATAACGAAGCGCAAATTCACGCCATCACCGCCATTTCAGGCAGCGGTTCGGGCTATGTGTTTTACTTGATGAACGCATTGCAACAAGCGGCACAAAATTTTGGTTTTGCGCCACAACAAGCGCGTGAATTAAGCATCCAAACCTTCAAAGGCGCAGTCGCATTAGCAGAACAAACAGGCGAAGATTTAGCCACATTGCAAAACAAAGTTACTTCCAAAGGAGGCACCACCGCCGCTGCATTGGACGTTTTCAGGCTGCATCAAATCGCTGAACATTTATGCGATGGCACACAAGCCGCCGCCAAACGTTCGCAAGAATTAGCCAATTTATTTGAAGCACAATAA
- the pyrC gene encoding dihydroorotase produces the protein MQTLTIIQPDDLHVHFRDGDAMKSVVPYTARQMGRALVMPNLKPPVTTVAQALEYKKQIQAATPEHCTFEPLMCLYLTDKTTPDTVREAKAAGIVAFKLYPAGATTNSDSGVTDLFKLLPVLEEMAAQGVLFLAHGEVTDPEIDIFDREAVFIERIMKPVLAQVPNLKVVFEHITTAEAARLVCESGDNVAATVTPQHLMYNRNHILVGGVRPHFYCLPIIKRETHRKALLDAVTGDKSHKFFLGTDSAPHPKHAKENACGCAGMFSAMTAIELYAQIFEQAGALDKLEAFASQNGARFYGLPENSRQITLVKQPQHVPESVQFGESVVVPMCAGEEIAWSLIE, from the coding sequence ATGCAAACCTTAACCATTATCCAACCCGATGATTTACATGTCCATTTTCGTGATGGCGACGCGATGAAATCGGTCGTGCCATACACTGCGCGGCAAATGGGTCGCGCTTTGGTGATGCCCAATTTGAAACCGCCTGTAACTACGGTTGCCCAAGCCCTTGAGTATAAAAAACAAATTCAGGCTGCCACGCCTGAACATTGCACATTTGAGCCTTTGATGTGTTTGTATTTGACCGACAAAACCACGCCTGACACAGTACGTGAAGCAAAAGCAGCGGGGATTGTTGCCTTCAAATTGTATCCTGCTGGCGCGACCACCAATTCGGATAGTGGCGTAACGGATTTGTTTAAATTATTGCCTGTGTTGGAAGAAATGGCGGCGCAGGGTGTGTTATTTTTGGCGCACGGCGAAGTAACCGACCCTGAAATTGATATTTTTGACCGTGAAGCGGTGTTTATTGAACGGATTATGAAACCTGTTTTGGCGCAAGTACCCAATTTAAAAGTGGTTTTTGAACACATCACCACCGCCGAAGCAGCGCGTTTGGTGTGCGAGTCGGGCGACAATGTGGCGGCAACGGTTACGCCGCAACATTTGATGTATAACCGCAATCATATTTTGGTGGGGGGCGTGCGTCCGCATTTTTACTGTTTGCCGATTATCAAGCGCGAAACGCACCGCAAGGCTTTGTTGGACGCGGTTACTGGGGACAAATCGCATAAATTTTTCTTGGGAACGGATTCCGCGCCGCACCCAAAACACGCCAAAGAAAATGCCTGTGGTTGTGCAGGCATGTTTAGCGCGATGACGGCGATTGAGTTGTACGCGCAGATTTTTGAACAGGCGGGCGCGTTGGATAAATTGGAAGCGTTTGCCAGCCAGAATGGGGCGCGTTTTTATGGGCTGCCTGAAAATTCGCGTCAAATCACTTTGGTCAAACAGCCACAGCATGTACCCGAAAGTGTGCAGTTTGGCGAGAGTGTGGTGGTGCCGATGTGCGCTGGCGAAGAGATTGCTTGGTCGCTTATTGAATAA
- the dinB gene encoding DNA polymerase IV gives MSETRKIIHIDMDAFYASVELREQPHLRGKPVVVAWDTARSVICAASYEARAFGLRSAMSVATAKRFCPQAIFVPPHFDLYRQVSQQIHAIFRLHTDLIEPISLDEAYLDVTENKQNIPYANQIAKQIRAQIWQETGLTASAGIAPNKFIAKIASDWRKPNGQFVVQPHEIEDFLHDLPLGKIWGVGKKTQQKMNALGWQTVGDLRQISRGELLNLFGKFGYRLYDLARGVDERPVEPERERVQISTEITLPENITLYDVPHYLFDLATDLWQQMQRHHIDAHTLTLKLKTSEFQIFTRSQTYSAVLPERDALFQAATQLANRMPQGEFRLIGLGVSHLQPEGSQPELFQAA, from the coding sequence ATGAGTGAAACCCGAAAAATCATACACATAGACATGGACGCATTTTACGCATCGGTAGAATTACGCGAGCAACCCCATTTGCGCGGCAAACCTGTGGTGGTGGCGTGGGATACGGCGCGTAGTGTCATTTGCGCCGCATCATACGAAGCACGCGCGTTTGGTTTGCGCTCCGCCATGTCGGTTGCAACGGCTAAACGCTTTTGTCCTCAAGCGATTTTTGTGCCGCCACATTTTGATTTATATCGCCAAGTTTCACAGCAAATCCACGCCATTTTCAGGCTGCATACCGATTTAATTGAGCCGATTTCATTGGACGAAGCCTATTTAGATGTAACGGAAAACAAACAAAATATTCCCTATGCCAACCAAATCGCCAAACAAATCCGCGCCCAAATTTGGCAAGAAACAGGTTTAACCGCCAGCGCGGGCATTGCGCCGAATAAATTCATCGCCAAAATCGCCTCCGATTGGCGCAAACCCAATGGGCAATTTGTGGTGCAACCGCATGAAATCGAAGATTTTTTGCACGATTTACCATTGGGAAAAATTTGGGGCGTAGGCAAAAAAACGCAGCAGAAAATGAATGCGCTCGGTTGGCAAACTGTGGGCGATTTACGTCAAATTTCACGCGGCGAATTGTTGAATTTATTTGGTAAATTTGGCTATCGGCTCTATGATTTGGCACGCGGTGTGGACGAGCGACCTGTTGAACCTGAACGCGAGCGCGTGCAAATTTCTACCGAAATCACGCTGCCTGAAAACATTACTTTGTACGATGTACCCCATTATTTATTTGATTTAGCAACCGATTTGTGGCAACAAATGCAACGCCACCACATTGACGCACACACGCTGACCTTGAAATTAAAAACCAGCGAATTTCAAATTTTCACGCGTTCGCAAACTTATTCTGCAGTCCTGCCAGAACGCGATGCGTTATTTCAGGCTGCCACGCAATTAGCCAACCGAATGCCACAAGGCGAATTTCGTTTGATTGGTTTGGGTGTTAGCCATTTGCAACCTGAGGGTAGTCAGCCTGAATTGTTTCAGGCAGCCTGA
- the iscX gene encoding Fe-S cluster assembly protein IscX — protein MKWTDTQRIAEELFDAHSDIDPKTIRFTQLRDLILALPDFDDDPAHCGERILEAVQQAWIQEAE, from the coding sequence ATGAAATGGACAGACACTCAACGCATCGCCGAAGAATTGTTTGATGCACATAGTGATATTGACCCCAAAACCATTCGTTTTACCCAACTGCGTGATTTGATTCTCGCGCTTCCCGATTTTGATGATGACCCTGCACATTGTGGGGAGCGTATTTTAGAAGCGGTACAACAAGCGTGGATTCAAGAAGCAGAATAA
- a CDS encoding NAD(P)H-hydrate dehydratase, producing the protein MFNTLPPGITQYAQHAKEFYPSLLKPRAANSHKGTFGMVGVIGGAEGMAGAALLAGSAALYSGCGKVIVGFNQDTLPMPVDSHRPELMLDTAANLVKREDINTWVIGCGLGQTESAARALHALWNSSKPQLVLDADAIHLLVDHSKLFPPMKRSDLVLTPHPGEAAYLLNMGINQVQSNRAWAAREIASRYRCWVVLKGHETVVSSARGFLHVNNSGNAGLATAGSGDVLAGIIGSLLAQGIVAEEAVPAAVWLHGAASEILASAQVGPIGLLADEIATAVRWLRNRLTAV; encoded by the coding sequence ATGTTTAACACTCTACCACCCGGAATAACACAGTACGCACAACACGCAAAAGAATTTTATCCTTCCCTGCTTAAGCCACGCGCAGCAAATAGCCATAAAGGTACTTTTGGCATGGTTGGTGTGATTGGCGGTGCAGAAGGCATGGCTGGTGCCGCATTATTGGCAGGTTCTGCCGCATTGTATTCAGGCTGCGGTAAAGTGATTGTGGGTTTCAATCAAGACACTTTGCCAATGCCTGTTGATTCGCATCGCCCAGAATTAATGTTAGATACGGCAGCTAATCTGGTTAAACGTGAAGATATTAATACATGGGTCATTGGTTGCGGTTTGGGGCAAACAGAAAGCGCCGCGCGGGCATTACATGCTTTGTGGAATAGTAGCAAACCACAGTTGGTATTGGATGCAGATGCTATTCATTTGCTGGTAGACCATTCCAAATTATTTCCACCGATGAAACGTTCTGATTTGGTTTTAACGCCTCATCCAGGTGAAGCTGCTTATTTGCTCAATATGGGCATCAATCAAGTGCAAAGTAATCGTGCTTGGGCAGCGCGTGAAATTGCTAGCCGTTATCGTTGCTGGGTGGTATTGAAAGGACATGAAACCGTAGTTTCTTCGGCGCGTGGTTTCTTGCATGTGAACAATAGTGGTAATGCAGGTTTGGCTACTGCAGGTAGTGGCGATGTATTGGCAGGTATTATTGGTAGCTTATTGGCGCAAGGCATTGTGGCAGAAGAGGCTGTACCTGCAGCGGTTTGGTTACATGGTGCAGCATCGGAAATCTTGGCAAGTGCGCAAGTGGGTCCAATTGGTTTGCTGGCAGATGAAATTGCTACTGCTGTACGCTGGTTACGCAATCGTTTGACAGCTGTGTAA
- a CDS encoding lysophospholipid acyltransferase family protein has translation MAIKTSFCTRVMRIIKLLAWLYATGKRLGRLDGATLEQRHQTLRDLSVACLKILNVHLDTRYHAEKQPKTGLLIAANHVSWLDIFVLSALYPASFIAMQEIKKWPVIGKIVGNAGTVFIDRSSRKDIDVINAAISQELERDGNVCFFPEARTTLGNGVLPLKAALFQAALNSNQAVQPIVLRYYDNQTRTQAVSFAGINLLRSLWQIVSIERIDVKVDVCAQILPSSLAEQDRFLMKDEVERCLSEIVLLDSPKPNKILPE, from the coding sequence ATGGCTATCAAAACTTCTTTTTGTACACGCGTGATGCGTATTATCAAATTATTAGCATGGTTGTACGCAACGGGTAAACGCTTGGGACGGTTGGACGGTGCGACATTAGAACAACGTCATCAAACATTGCGTGATTTGAGTGTGGCGTGTTTGAAAATTTTGAATGTGCATTTGGATACACGTTATCACGCAGAAAAGCAACCGAAAACAGGTTTATTGATTGCAGCAAATCATGTATCGTGGTTGGATATTTTTGTTTTATCAGCTTTGTATCCTGCCAGTTTTATTGCCATGCAGGAAATCAAAAAATGGCCAGTCATCGGTAAAATTGTTGGCAATGCGGGCACCGTGTTTATTGACCGCAGTTCGCGCAAAGATATTGATGTGATTAATGCAGCCATTTCGCAAGAATTGGAACGCGATGGCAATGTGTGTTTTTTTCCCGAAGCGCGGACAACTTTGGGTAATGGCGTGTTACCTTTGAAAGCAGCATTGTTTCAGGCTGCCTTAAACAGCAATCAAGCGGTACAGCCAATTGTGTTGCGTTATTACGATAATCAAACTCGCACTCAAGCGGTTTCTTTTGCAGGCATCAATTTGCTGCGTTCTTTGTGGCAGATTGTGTCCATTGAGCGGATTGATGTGAAAGTAGATGTGTGTGCACAAATTTTGCCAAGCAGTTTGGCAGAGCAAGACCGCTTTTTGATGAAAGATGAGGTGGAACGTTGTTTGTCGGAAATTGTGTTATTGGATAGTCCTAAACCTAATAAAATTTTACCAGAGTAA